In Suttonella indologenes, one genomic interval encodes:
- a CDS encoding TonB-dependent receptor domain-containing protein encodes MSEINVSADYINQPYTTPAAVSVIAKNETGRDLNEVLRSSPSLFTQHDIGQGGIAVNLRGFEGAGRVNTSIDGVSQTFYQTNPAHGWNGNTVYINEDFIAGAEVERGLSHGSSGGNALGGSVNFRTLVPSDLVQGDNTFGGRLILRHGSNGYGTNGMAAVAHRQSFDNGGSFGVLAAYGGKVKGGYRNGAGETIAGDGLNDNVAMESGVHAHNFMGKLEYAPNRYHYFNFSHIANQSRSTNNHTPIDVKTNSSLFQYRYNPLSDKIDLRADISYGDSRQYFAKEDHDNGYQNRQTYNPTWQFSLTNRSVFEIGEADLSFDYGAKIQRTRYGSKERDADLPHYDGILAKGYQQTGNLFAEAEFQHDKWTLGGGLRYERYRYGGFLPETFDNGAIVFPAGGNVDFSHKESHVNPYFSLAYQANDWLQLYSTYAHTSRAPTVQEFMYVNNIKNNPYSVNPYLKSETSHNHDIGFNIFKQGLFTHNDTARLKVNYFTSRIKNYIFQDQFYVCDDHTKCSLDDYLNGDMDVSPVGIFFNMPNKTKIRGWEIEGGYDFDRAYINLAYSRNKTDLPIDYLADMVSTIRTQPSSQLAVDLGTRWLDNKLIVGARLTRMGDDTVPAGVDTDTGLPTATKVKGGQNVYDLYAKYNVNKNAKLFFNIDNLTNTIYNYPLSSGGTLGTGNTGAQSDWANKGTGRGRTFYAGFIMQF; translated from the coding sequence TTGTCTGAGATTAATGTTAGTGCTGATTACATCAATCAGCCTTATACAACACCCGCTGCGGTGTCCGTGATTGCAAAAAACGAAACCGGACGCGATTTGAACGAAGTCTTGCGCAGTAGCCCCAGTTTATTTACACAGCATGATATCGGGCAGGGCGGTATTGCGGTCAATTTGCGCGGTTTTGAAGGTGCGGGGCGGGTAAACACCAGTATTGACGGTGTCAGCCAAACCTTTTATCAGACCAATCCGGCGCATGGTTGGAATGGCAATACGGTCTATATCAATGAAGATTTTATAGCGGGCGCGGAAGTCGAGCGCGGTTTGTCGCATGGCAGTTCGGGCGGCAATGCATTGGGAGGGAGCGTGAATTTTCGCACATTGGTGCCTAGTGATTTGGTGCAAGGGGACAATACTTTTGGCGGTCGTCTGATTTTGCGACATGGCAGTAATGGTTACGGTACAAACGGTATGGCGGCGGTGGCGCATCGGCAGTCATTTGACAATGGCGGTTCGTTCGGCGTCTTGGCGGCATATGGCGGCAAGGTTAAGGGCGGTTATCGCAACGGTGCGGGCGAGACGATTGCCGGCGATGGTTTGAATGACAATGTTGCGATGGAAAGCGGCGTGCATGCGCATAATTTTATGGGCAAATTGGAGTATGCACCTAATCGCTATCATTATTTTAATTTCAGCCATATTGCCAATCAAAGCCGCAGCACGAATAACCATACGCCGATTGATGTGAAAACCAATAGCAGCTTATTCCAATATCGCTACAATCCGCTGTCCGACAAAATCGATTTGCGTGCGGATATTTCTTACGGCGATTCGCGGCAATATTTTGCCAAGGAAGACCATGATAACGGCTATCAAAACCGCCAGACATATAATCCGACTTGGCAGTTTAGTTTGACTAACCGCAGTGTATTTGAAATCGGCGAGGCGGATTTAAGTTTTGATTATGGCGCAAAAATCCAACGCACGCGTTACGGATCTAAAGAGCGTGATGCGGATTTGCCGCATTACGACGGCATTTTAGCCAAAGGTTATCAGCAGACGGGCAATCTATTTGCTGAAGCCGAATTTCAGCACGACAAATGGACTTTAGGGGGCGGGCTTCGTTACGAGCGCTACCGTTACGGCGGTTTCTTGCCCGAAACATTCGATAACGGCGCGATTGTGTTTCCTGCCGGCGGCAATGTGGATTTCTCTCATAAAGAAAGTCATGTCAATCCCTATTTTTCTTTGGCATATCAGGCAAACGATTGGTTGCAGCTCTATAGCACTTATGCGCATACCAGCCGTGCGCCGACCGTGCAAGAATTCATGTATGTGAATAATATCAAAAACAATCCCTACTCGGTTAATCCTTATTTGAAAAGCGAGACATCGCATAATCACGATATCGGATTTAATATCTTTAAACAAGGCTTATTTACCCATAATGATACGGCGCGTTTGAAAGTAAATTATTTTACTAGTCGTATAAAAAATTATATTTTCCAAGATCAATTTTATGTCTGCGATGACCATACAAAATGCAGTTTGGATGATTATTTAAACGGCGATATGGATGTTTCTCCCGTCGGAATATTTTTCAATATGCCGAATAAGACTAAAATCCGCGGTTGGGAAATAGAAGGCGGTTATGATTTTGACCGCGCTTATATCAATCTCGCCTATAGTCGCAATAAAACGGATTTGCCGATTGATTATTTGGCAGATATGGTCAGCACGATTCGTACGCAACCGAGCAGCCAGTTAGCGGTCGATCTCGGTACGCGCTGGTTGGATAATAAATTAATTGTCGGCGCGCGCTTAACGCGCATGGGAGACGATACCGTTCCTGCAGGCGTGGATACGGATACCGGCCTTCCTACGGCAACTAAAGTGAAAGGCGGGCAAAATGTTTATGATTTATATGCCAAATATAATGTGAATAAAAATGCCAAATTGTTTTTCAATATCGATAATCTGACTAATACGATCTATAACTATCCGCTGAGCAGCGGCGGTACATTAGGCACGGGCAATACGGGGGCGCAATCGGATTGGGCGAATAAAGGCACGGGGCGCGGCAGAACTTTCTATGCAGGTTTTATAATGCAATTTTAG
- a CDS encoding ChaN family lipoprotein — translation MKKFVLMFAIVLQSVCAEPLGRIIDTQSGQSLSPSRLVQILSQAQIVLIGEKHDNAAHHAAQEWLLRQTAEARANGSVVLEMLVPEQQQAVGDMQAYLHSGGSTGKRSLAEKINWNMRWDWSQYQSLIYALLEQKAPLLAGSPSRQELANQSRFMPQGLRSGHPAVRDSLAQLMDTHHGSPQDLVSLQQYKDFKMSTVLLNAPKPTWLIAGNIHVSKQLGIPLFLQDAGFSDGVKTLLLTEEGSEMDMRHADYIWFF, via the coding sequence ATGAAAAAATTTGTTTTAATGTTTGCAATTGTGTTGCAGTCGGTCTGTGCCGAACCCTTGGGGCGGATTATCGATACCCAAAGCGGTCAAAGCCTTTCGCCGAGCCGCTTGGTGCAGATACTGTCGCAGGCGCAAATCGTATTGATCGGCGAGAAGCATGATAATGCGGCGCATCATGCCGCTCAGGAATGGCTGTTGCGGCAGACGGCGGAGGCGCGCGCAAACGGCAGTGTGGTTTTGGAAATGTTGGTGCCTGAGCAGCAGCAGGCTGTAGGCGATATGCAAGCCTATTTGCACAGTGGCGGCAGTACGGGAAAGCGTTCTTTAGCCGAGAAAATTAATTGGAATATGCGCTGGGATTGGTCGCAATATCAATCCTTAATCTATGCTTTGTTAGAGCAGAAAGCGCCGCTGTTGGCAGGCAGTCCTTCGCGTCAAGAATTGGCAAATCAAAGTCGCTTTATGCCTCAAGGTCTGCGCAGCGGTCATCCGGCGGTGCGCGATAGCTTGGCTCAATTGATGGATACGCATCACGGCAGTCCGCAAGATTTGGTCTCGCTGCAGCAATATAAAGATTTTAAGATGAGCACGGTCTTATTGAATGCGCCCAAACCGACATGGCTGATTGCAGGAAATATTCATGTTTCCAAGCAGTTGGGCATTCCTTTGTTTTTGCAGGATGCGGGCTTTTCGGATGGTGTGAAAACGCTGTTGCTGACCGAGGAAGGCAGTGAGATGGATATGCGGCATGCCGATTATATTTGGTTCTTTTGA
- a CDS encoding ABC transporter substrate-binding protein: MKKMVVLAFCALSFAQITWAQRIVLLTPDSADIVAALGAADKVVAVHDHNHNPLYQGKETIGFYRTLSVEPIMAQKPDVVIGSFMAMPPNIYANLRQSGIVAENVQENETIEDYQNSIIRIGELIDKKEQAAVLAHQFKTALKAQPASGKRYLLSYDGRYVAGRGTVADSLIRLAGGINAADGVEGFKPLSREAWLAAKPDIVIIAKHNEEILGGAEKLAARPELSASPAAKNGKIVFWHSDEFLRYGLHTPESIQNLHQLAR; the protein is encoded by the coding sequence ATGAAGAAAATGGTCGTATTAGCTTTTTGTGCCTTGTCGTTCGCTCAAATCACTTGGGCACAGCGGATTGTGCTGCTGACGCCTGACAGCGCCGATATTGTGGCTGCGTTGGGAGCGGCAGATAAAGTAGTTGCCGTGCATGACCATAACCATAACCCGCTTTATCAGGGCAAAGAGACGATTGGTTTTTACCGCACTTTGTCTGTAGAGCCGATTATGGCGCAGAAACCTGATGTGGTTATCGGCAGTTTTATGGCGATGCCGCCCAATATTTACGCCAATCTCAGACAAAGCGGCATTGTGGCGGAAAACGTGCAAGAGAATGAAACGATTGAAGATTATCAAAACAGCATTATCCGCATCGGAGAATTGATTGATAAAAAAGAACAGGCGGCGGTCTTGGCGCATCAATTCAAAACCGCTTTAAAAGCGCAGCCGGCAAGCGGCAAACGTTACCTACTCAGCTATGACGGACGCTATGTTGCCGGACGCGGCACGGTGGCGGATAGCTTAATTCGATTGGCGGGCGGCATTAATGCGGCTGATGGCGTGGAGGGGTTTAAGCCTTTGTCGCGGGAAGCATGGCTGGCGGCAAAGCCTGATATCGTCATTATTGCCAAACATAATGAAGAAATCCTCGGCGGAGCAGAAAAACTGGCTGCCCGCCCTGAATTGTCCGCCAGTCCTGCGGCGAAAAACGGCAAAATCGTTTTTTGGCATTCCGATGAGTTTTTGCGTTATGGCTTGCATACGCCCGAAAGTATTCAAAACCTGCATCAATTAGCACGCTGA
- a CDS encoding FecCD family ABC transporter permease, with the protein MLKPFLLPLLILAPLIFFCVGVGEGTWQNPLNVDEIMLQIRLPRITVALLVGAALSASGSALQALFENPLADPSLIGTSGGAAIGVVVMIAMGWSGIGVPLAAFLGALSVCLLLLFLHRWVGGGKYGLLVLGFVLSSLCAAVVSLILFMSDDMALRGAMTWLAGSFAEAGFVSLTYAGSAIAAGGLLLIILGRQLDCLLLGDEAAQTMGITVAKTRTLAIVGASMMTGAAVSLGGIIGFVGMMVPNVLARVIGGGRSRLIALSALWGAVFLLIADTFSRWVVYPVDFPVGIVISILGGPFFLWLIMDRGRE; encoded by the coding sequence ATGTTAAAACCTTTTTTATTGCCCTTGCTGATACTGGCGCCCTTGATTTTTTTCTGTGTCGGAGTGGGGGAGGGAACGTGGCAAAATCCGCTGAACGTTGATGAGATTATGCTGCAAATCCGTTTGCCGCGCATCACCGTGGCATTATTGGTAGGCGCTGCTCTGTCTGCCAGCGGTTCGGCTTTGCAAGCCTTGTTTGAAAATCCGCTTGCCGATCCGAGTTTGATCGGCACTTCGGGGGGCGCGGCAATCGGTGTCGTCGTCATGATTGCCATGGGCTGGAGCGGTATCGGTGTGCCGCTGGCGGCATTTTTGGGCGCTTTAAGCGTTTGTTTATTATTGTTGTTTCTTCATCGCTGGGTCGGCGGCGGCAAATATGGTCTGCTCGTTTTGGGTTTTGTGTTGAGCAGTTTATGCGCTGCTGTGGTAAGTCTTATTTTATTTATGTCGGATGATATGGCTTTGCGCGGCGCAATGACATGGCTGGCGGGCAGCTTTGCTGAAGCCGGTTTTGTTTCTCTGACCTATGCCGGCAGCGCTATTGCGGCGGGAGGCTTATTGTTAATCATTCTTGGGCGGCAACTGGATTGCTTGCTGCTGGGCGATGAGGCGGCGCAAACGATGGGTATTACCGTTGCCAAAACGCGTACCTTAGCAATTGTCGGCGCCTCGATGATGACGGGAGCGGCGGTTTCTTTAGGGGGCATTATCGGCTTTGTGGGGATGATGGTGCCCAATGTGTTGGCGCGAGTGATTGGCGGCGGACGCAGCCGTCTGATTGCCTTGTCGGCATTATGGGGAGCCGTATTTTTACTGATAGCAGATACTTTTTCGCGTTGGGTAGTCTATCCGGTTGATTTTCCTGTCGGGATTGTGATTTCAATTTTGGGCGGGCCTTTTTTCTTGTGGCTGATTATGGACAGAGGGCGCGAATAA
- a CDS encoding ABC transporter ATP-binding protein translates to MSLQFSHGRISKGTRVILDVPAIRFPDHCISAIIGANGAGKSTLLRQLLQSPATIWRGEPFRLALKQGRCAWVGQHENFQLPMTVLEYVLMGHYPRLVWYRQSPASNRQRAMQWLEIFELDGLKNKRLENLSGGEKQRAAIVRALLQEAEILLMDEPTNHLDIRHQHHLMKQLRLLTAPKPAVIMVLHDINLAAHYSDFVVLMKQGKIAASGSTAEIMQAQVLSDLYDWRILCEPSGNFIPDYAN, encoded by the coding sequence ATGTCCCTACAATTTTCTCATGGTCGGATAAGCAAAGGAACAAGAGTTATTTTAGATGTGCCGGCAATCCGTTTTCCGGATCATTGCATCAGCGCCATTATCGGTGCGAACGGCGCAGGAAAATCCACTCTGTTAAGACAACTTTTGCAATCGCCCGCGACTATTTGGCGCGGAGAACCTTTTCGGCTGGCTTTAAAACAAGGACGGTGCGCTTGGGTCGGGCAGCATGAAAATTTTCAGTTGCCGATGACGGTCTTAGAATACGTATTAATGGGGCATTATCCGCGCCTTGTCTGGTATCGGCAAAGCCCTGCCTCGAATCGGCAGCGAGCGATGCAATGGCTGGAAATTTTTGAATTGGACGGCTTGAAAAACAAGCGTTTGGAAAACTTGTCGGGCGGAGAAAAACAACGTGCAGCCATTGTTCGCGCCTTATTGCAGGAAGCGGAAATTCTGCTTATGGACGAGCCGACCAACCATTTGGATATCCGCCATCAGCATCATTTGATGAAGCAGCTGCGCTTATTGACCGCACCCAAACCCGCCGTAATTATGGTGCTGCATGATATCAATCTTGCCGCGCATTACAGCGATTTCGTTGTACTGATGAAGCAGGGGAAAATTGCGGCAAGCGGTTCGACGGCAGAAATCATGCAGGCGCAAGTGTTAAGCGATTTATATGACTGGCGTATCCTATGCGAGCCTAGCGGCAATTTCATTCCCGATTACGCTAACTAA
- a CDS encoding MotA/TolQ/ExbB proton channel family protein, whose protein sequence is MQNELSIMQLIGDASVFVKIIMLILCLMMLVSIFITCKKAVLFSRLNRKTRQFEKAFWNSGTNLQNIYANYETQDTEGIESVFVNGFYEFSQFLESDLIGSDKAVQNCQRAMEATIIREAAKQEKYLGILATFASSAPYIGLLGTVYGIMNSFMALGAAQQSSINSVAPGIAEALIATAIGLMAAIISVLSYNAYMALSEKKIVEYDAFREEFSNILQRQQLQLRAHLKRR, encoded by the coding sequence TTGCAAAATGAATTATCCATCATGCAGTTAATTGGCGATGCTAGTGTTTTCGTTAAAATCATCATGCTGATTTTGTGCTTGATGATGCTTGTCTCGATTTTTATTACCTGTAAAAAAGCGGTCTTATTTTCACGCCTGAATAGAAAAACCCGGCAATTCGAGAAGGCTTTTTGGAATTCGGGCACGAATTTGCAAAATATTTATGCCAATTATGAAACGCAGGACACGGAAGGGATTGAAAGCGTTTTTGTGAATGGTTTTTATGAGTTTAGCCAGTTTTTAGAATCGGATTTGATTGGGTCTGATAAAGCCGTGCAGAACTGTCAGCGCGCGATGGAAGCCACAATTATCCGCGAAGCGGCGAAACAGGAAAAATATTTAGGCATTTTAGCCACTTTCGCTTCTTCTGCGCCTTATATCGGTTTGCTGGGTACCGTCTATGGGATTATGAATTCCTTTATGGCTTTGGGAGCGGCGCAGCAAAGTAGTATCAACAGCGTTGCCCCCGGTATTGCCGAGGCCTTGATTGCTACGGCAATCGGCTTGATGGCGGCGATTATTTCCGTTTTATCCTATAACGCTTACATGGCATTGTCTGAGAAGAAAATCGTGGAATATGACGCCTTTCGCGAAGAGTTCAGCAATATTTTGCAGCGTCAGCAGTTGCAATTGCGCGCGCATTTGAAACGGCGGTAA
- a CDS encoding ExbD/TolR family protein codes for MARRVRAQRMKAEMNVVPYIDVMLVLLVIFMIAAPLMQRSVEINLPEVSEQNSEEQGQSEDLTLPLVLTVDAAGSYYLNISAQPTTAMSEADIQSQAADYLQAHPEIDVYVSGDAAVDYAHVIKGVDYLRAAGARQVNLSSQLPQEPSNESE; via the coding sequence ATGGCTCGCCGTGTTCGCGCCCAGCGCATGAAAGCAGAAATGAACGTTGTGCCTTATATCGATGTGATGTTGGTACTGCTTGTGATTTTTATGATTGCCGCGCCGCTGATGCAACGTTCAGTGGAAATCAATCTGCCCGAGGTTTCCGAGCAAAATAGCGAAGAGCAGGGACAAAGCGAAGATTTGACCTTGCCATTGGTGCTTACCGTCGATGCCGCCGGCAGTTATTATCTCAATATCAGCGCTCAGCCGACGACGGCGATGAGCGAAGCGGATATTCAAAGCCAAGCCGCCGACTATTTGCAGGCGCATCCTGAAATAGATGTCTATGTGAGCGGCGATGCGGCGGTGGATTATGCCCATGTGATTAAAGGTGTGGATTATTTGCGCGCCGCCGGTGCGCGGCAAGTGAATTTAAGCAGCCAATTGCCTCAAGAGCCGAGCAATGAGAGCGAGTGA
- the tolA gene encoding cell envelope integrity protein TolA yields the protein MRASEKRALAENAAGVFGVVLSVGLTAASIWYQKDVLLPNFSHHNSKTAGGTAVDAQMVSAQDLQARLDHIENRKREIEEERLAKIRAEQEAKRRAEEAEKRRIAEEKRKAEEVRKAAERAAAEKAAAEKAAKERAAREKAEKAAAEKAAKEKAEQEKAEKLAQAKAEKVAKEKAEKIAVEKAAAEKAAKEKQEQAAKEKAEKAAREKAEKIAKEKQEKAAKAAKEAQAKAKAAEEKAKLDAISAPALELSSYDGNAQAQSGAANSAAVQQARDLAFSAFTTAVQEKVWGRWVMPLNVPDGLSAKVVISLDRNGKVLKARVSAKSGNPLYDASVLDAVKKASPLPMPKDSRLLDMIVEEGVEFRF from the coding sequence ATGAGAGCGAGTGAAAAACGGGCTTTGGCGGAAAATGCGGCGGGCGTGTTCGGCGTGGTGCTGAGCGTAGGTTTGACCGCTGCCAGCATTTGGTATCAAAAAGATGTGCTGCTGCCGAATTTTTCTCATCATAACAGTAAGACTGCCGGCGGCACGGCGGTGGATGCGCAGATGGTCAGCGCGCAGGATTTGCAGGCGCGTCTTGACCATATCGAAAACCGCAAACGCGAAATTGAAGAAGAGCGTTTAGCCAAGATTCGCGCCGAGCAAGAGGCGAAGCGCCGCGCCGAAGAGGCGGAGAAACGCCGCATTGCCGAAGAAAAACGCAAAGCGGAAGAAGTACGCAAGGCGGCGGAACGAGCAGCAGCAGAGAAAGCGGCTGCCGAAAAAGCCGCCAAAGAGCGAGCGGCACGAGAAAAAGCAGAAAAAGCGGCGGCGGAAAAAGCAGCGAAAGAAAAAGCAGAGCAGGAAAAAGCGGAAAAATTAGCCCAAGCCAAGGCAGAAAAAGTCGCCAAAGAAAAGGCGGAGAAAATCGCCGTGGAGAAAGCCGCCGCGGAGAAAGCCGCTAAGGAAAAACAAGAGCAGGCGGCAAAAGAAAAGGCAGAAAAGGCGGCAAGAGAAAAAGCCGAAAAAATCGCCAAAGAAAAGCAGGAAAAAGCCGCTAAGGCGGCAAAAGAAGCGCAGGCAAAAGCCAAGGCGGCGGAAGAAAAAGCCAAGCTCGATGCGATTAGCGCACCGGCTTTGGAATTGTCCAGCTATGATGGAAATGCGCAGGCGCAGTCGGGAGCGGCAAATTCGGCGGCGGTACAGCAGGCGCGCGATTTGGCGTTTTCCGCCTTTACGACAGCCGTGCAGGAGAAAGTCTGGGGGCGTTGGGTCATGCCTTTGAATGTGCCGGACGGTTTGAGCGCGAAGGTCGTGATTAGCCTTGACCGTAACGGCAAAGTCTTGAAAGCGCGCGTCAGCGCGAAAAGCGGCAATCCTTTATATGACGCTTCGGTCTTGGATGCGGTGAAAAAAGCCTCGCCTTTGCCGATGCCCAAAGACAGCCGTTTGCTTGACATGATTGTGGAGGAAGGAGTGGAATTTCGTTTCTAA
- the tolB gene encoding Tol-Pal system beta propeller repeat protein TolB: MKRRNLLAWAIALSAGFSFAQVSIDIPAAQRRAAIPIAIVPVPGDQEQMDYIIASDLFKSGYFQPIAPDRFSNRPNSPNEIDYGQFAQLGAQYVVLGRLLGNAGQAQFVMNQVGDQAVVMNEEMRGASNRMVAHATADRILEVLTGKRGAFATRIAYVLEQSGSNSRRYALVVSDIDGGNRQEIASSDQPILSPTWSPDGRQLAYMTYADYQAQIVIQSAEGGGRRVVLQSDSTSSAPAWSPDGSQLAVSLSTGEGNMDIFLVDVGSGAQKRLTNHAGIDTEPAFSPDGASIYFTSDRAGSPQIYRMGRNGGGAERVVVGSNYSSNAELSPDGQYLALTRQSGGGYQIGLYELGSGRFSALTSGRLDEGSTFAPNGEMLMYTAMEGGRSVLKLINLKGEVVQTLSDPGGRLRDPAWAPYSR, from the coding sequence ATGAAAAGACGCAACCTTTTGGCTTGGGCAATCGCATTGTCTGCCGGTTTTTCCTTTGCACAGGTCAGCATCGATATTCCTGCGGCACAACGGCGTGCGGCAATTCCGATTGCCATTGTGCCTGTGCCCGGAGATCAGGAGCAGATGGATTATATTATTGCCAGCGATTTGTTTAAATCAGGCTATTTTCAGCCGATTGCGCCGGATCGTTTTAGCAATCGCCCCAATTCGCCGAACGAGATTGATTACGGGCAGTTTGCGCAATTAGGCGCGCAATATGTGGTTCTGGGGCGTTTGCTAGGCAATGCCGGGCAAGCGCAATTCGTGATGAATCAAGTGGGCGATCAAGCGGTGGTCATGAATGAAGAGATGCGCGGCGCGAGTAATCGTATGGTAGCGCATGCCACTGCCGACCGCATTTTGGAAGTTTTGACTGGCAAACGCGGCGCATTTGCGACCCGCATTGCCTATGTATTGGAACAAAGCGGAAGTAATTCGCGGCGTTATGCTTTGGTGGTCTCGGATATTGACGGCGGCAACCGCCAAGAAATCGCCTCAAGCGATCAGCCGATTCTTTCGCCGACATGGTCGCCGGACGGTCGTCAATTGGCTTATATGACTTATGCCGATTATCAAGCGCAAATTGTGATTCAAAGCGCAGAAGGCGGCGGTCGCCGTGTGGTTTTGCAAAGCGACAGCACCAGTAGTGCGCCGGCATGGTCGCCGGACGGCAGCCAATTGGCGGTGTCTTTATCGACCGGCGAAGGCAATATGGATATTTTTCTCGTCGATGTGGGCAGCGGCGCGCAAAAGCGTTTGACCAATCATGCCGGCATTGATACCGAACCGGCGTTTTCGCCCGACGGCGCCAGCATTTATTTCACTTCCGATCGTGCCGGCAGTCCGCAAATTTATCGTATGGGACGCAATGGCGGCGGCGCGGAGCGCGTAGTCGTCGGCAGTAATTACAGCAGTAATGCGGAATTGTCGCCCGACGGTCAATATTTGGCTTTGACGCGCCAAAGCGGCGGCGGCTATCAAATCGGTTTATACGAATTAGGCAGCGGACGTTTCAGTGCTTTGACCAGCGGTCGTTTGGACGAAGGTTCGACTTTTGCGCCTAATGGAGAAATGCTGATGTACACTGCGATGGAAGGTGGACGCAGCGTATTGAAATTAATTAATTTAAAAGGAGAGGTCGTGCAGACCCTTTCCGATCCCGGCGGGCGTTTGCGTGATCCTGCTTGGGCACCTTATTCACGTTAA
- the pal gene encoding peptidoglycan-associated lipoprotein Pal, which produces MKLNKSATLIFGAALIIAGCSKPYGVDAYGNAPPNEIYGAGGTVYGADGYTVPGKSTIYGNVQTNQRASYGDFYEDPTYGVNVVGGPQAGAKDRVIYFSYDSSQLDSRSVAVVQEHARYLRENPQTRVVLEGHTDERGSREYNLGLGERRAYSVRNVFIEQGVNPAQLRVLSYGEERPVDFCSNESCYAKNRRAVIVY; this is translated from the coding sequence ATGAAATTAAATAAATCTGCTACCTTGATTTTCGGTGCGGCGCTGATTATCGCGGGTTGTTCCAAACCTTATGGCGTGGATGCTTATGGCAATGCGCCTCCTAATGAAATTTACGGTGCAGGGGGAACGGTATATGGTGCGGACGGCTACACCGTGCCGGGCAAAAGTACGATTTACGGTAATGTCCAAACTAATCAAAGAGCGTCTTACGGCGATTTCTATGAGGATCCGACTTACGGCGTGAATGTGGTTGGTGGGCCTCAGGCAGGTGCGAAAGACCGCGTGATTTATTTCTCTTATGACAGTTCGCAATTGGATTCGCGTTCTGTGGCGGTGGTCCAAGAACATGCCCGTTATCTGCGCGAAAATCCGCAAACGCGCGTGGTACTGGAAGGGCATACCGACGAACGCGGCAGCCGCGAATACAATTTGGGCTTAGGCGAACGTCGTGCCTATTCCGTGCGCAATGTCTTTATCGAGCAAGGTGTGAATCCTGCCCAGTTGCGCGTATTAAGCTATGGCGAAGAGCGTCCGGTGGATTTCTGCTCTAATGAAAGCTGCTATGCGAAAAACCGCCGTGCGGTGATTGTGTATTAA
- the bamD gene encoding outer membrane protein assembly factor BamD, with amino-acid sequence MKKISIFAASMLLGACSSGLQEKLDQSTATIQQLQNQVVDLRAENAGLQQQLSEAKQARIPTGVIAVDASGTGSLYQRVSAGTVVSEAHGVSYDNALQLYRAGDIDGAIRSFEAFLAGGAQGEQAALAQYWIGDANYSKQDYPQAVRYLGTFLRNMPHSEKSVPALEKLIRALRAVGRNEDADVLQSQGVSAIQ; translated from the coding sequence ATGAAGAAGATTTCCATTTTTGCGGCAAGCATGCTGTTAGGCGCTTGTTCCTCCGGTTTGCAAGAAAAACTAGACCAAAGCACGGCGACAATCCAACAATTACAAAATCAAGTCGTGGATTTACGCGCGGAAAATGCAGGTTTGCAACAGCAATTGTCCGAAGCTAAACAAGCCAGAATTCCCACCGGTGTGATTGCGGTAGATGCCAGCGGCACAGGCAGTCTGTATCAGCGGGTTTCTGCCGGAACGGTAGTGAGCGAAGCGCATGGCGTCAGCTATGACAATGCCTTGCAATTATACCGCGCAGGAGATATCGATGGCGCAATTCGCAGTTTTGAAGCTTTTTTAGCCGGCGGGGCGCAAGGAGAACAAGCTGCATTGGCGCAATATTGGATTGGCGATGCCAATTACAGCAAACAAGATTATCCACAAGCCGTGCGTTATTTAGGTACTTTTTTACGCAATATGCCGCATAGTGAGAAATCTGTGCCGGCTTTGGAAAAATTGATTCGCGCATTACGTGCCGTCGGACGCAATGAAGATGCCGATGTCTTGCAAAGCCAAGGTGTCAGTGCGATTCAATAA